One window of the Sparus aurata chromosome 17, fSpaAur1.1, whole genome shotgun sequence genome contains the following:
- the otud7b gene encoding OTU domain-containing protein 7B isoform X3 — protein sequence MTVDMDAVLSDFVRSTGAEPGLARDLLEGKNWDFTAALSDFEQLRQVHAGNLTYSFAEDRTYLPPEKEMARVGRPVLHRQDEVVQATEKRLSRGISHASSTIVSLARSHVSSTGGTSSEPLLDTPLCTFQLPDLTVYRDDFRGFIERDLIEQSMMVALEHAGRLNWWTKVVSNCQSLLPLATSGDGNCLLHAASLGMWGFHDRDLMLRKSLYALMDHGLEREALKRRWRWQQTQQNKESGLVYTEEEWQKEWNELLKLASSEPRIHYSTNGTNGVESSDEPVYESLEEFHVFVLAHVLRRPIVVVADTMLRDSGGEAFAPIPFGGIYLPLEVPAAKCHRSPLVLAYDQAHFSALVSMEQKDSSKEQAVVIPLTDSEHKMLPLHFAVDPGKDWEWGKDDTDNVMLASVALSLEAKLQMLHSYMTVTWLPLPCEQAPLAQPESPTASAGEDARTPPDSGESDKESVSSSSNGNGDTTTGSVVNGGGSLAKNSSSSSSSSSSSGSAGAGTGTAGKDKTKKDKDKDKDKDKDKKRADSVANKLGSFGKSLGSKLKKNVGGLMTGKNAGAGGVKQEGAEKKKGSFRGRKGSKDGSPSAHTSEDSGKGSPSSGSERLNGTGSSMSSSGGSSTECETYKYSADVKVSLGILRAAMQGERKFIFASLLTTSNRQPFQEEMIQRYLTDAEERFRAEQEQQRRDVERKGITNGIQIPKKETVVGPELTYRPYEAKEELSENSSPSFNQLKSTPLSPSMYSAVVPIPRPSFIDQPPAAAPLTQHLHMHGYVETRRQLAGGSPATSYPGLPSYATLPRHCTTAQGPPHPQYNNSQGPASLSPSRLAPSYPPEFDPPDYPGSEPPVGSYTNGFRDMRSNLDSRSGQPPVRHYSLGSAGGLASLQSSRCRTPSCTYYGHPETGNYCSYCYREELKKREPEATIHRF from the exons ATGACCGTGGATATGGACGCAGTCCTGTCCGACTTTGTCCGTTCCACTGGAGCTGAACCAGGATTGGCCAGAGATCTGCTAGAGG gCAAGAACTGGGATTTCACTGCTGCCCTCAGTGACTTTGAGCAGCTGCGACAGGTGCATGCTGGGAACCTGACATATTCATTCGCTGAAGACAGGACGTATCTGCCTCCAGAAAAGGAGATGGCGAGGGTAGGGCGGCCTGTACTCCACCGCCAAGATGAGGTGGTGCAAG CTACAGAAAAGCGCCTGTCGAGGGGCATTTCCCACGCCAGTTCAACCATCGTGTCCCTGGCCCGCTCCCATGTCTCAAGCACTGGAGGAACCAGTAGTGAGCCACTTCTGGACACGCCCCTGTGCACTTTCCAACTACCAGACCTCACCGTGTACCGGGACGACTTCCGGGGCTTCATCGAGAGGGACCTTATCGAGCAGTCGATGATGGTGGCCTTGGAGCATGCCG GTCGCCTGAACTGGTGGACGAAAGTGGTTTCAAACTGTCAGAGTCTGCTGCCTCTGGCAACAAGCGGAGACGGAAATTGCCTGTTACACGCAGCCTCGCTCG GTATGTGGGGGTTTCATGACCGGGACCTGATGCTACGCAAGTCTCTGTACGCGCTCATGGATCACGGGTTGGAGAGAGAGGCACTGAAGCGCAGGTGGAGGTGGCAGCAGACCCAGCAGAACAAAGAG TCTGGTCTGGTGTACACGGAGGAGGAGTGGCAGAAAGAGTGGAATGAACTGTTGAAGCTTGCCTCTAGTGAGCCGAGAATACACTACAGCACCAACGGCACCAACGG GGTGGAATCCTCAGATGAACCAGTTTATGAGAGTTTAGAGGAGTTTCACGTCTTCGTGTTGGCTCACGTCCTCAGAAGACCCATAGTCGTGGTGGCGGACACCATGCTGAGGGACTCCGGGGGAGAGG CCTTTGCTCCCATCCCTTTTGGAGGCATCTACCTGCCACTGGAAGTGCCAGCTGCCAAGTGCCATCGCTCGCCTCTGGTCCTGGCGTACGACCAGGCGCACTTTTCTGCGCTGGTCTCCATGGAGCAGAAAGACAGCTCCAAAGAGCAAG CAGTCGTGATTCCTCTCACTGACTCAGAGCACAAAATGCTGCCTCTGCACTTTGCTGTGGATCCTGGGAAAGATTGGGAGTGGGGCAAGGATGACACGGACAACGTGATGCTGGCGAG TGTGGCTCTCTCTTTGGAGGCCAAGCTCCAGATGTTGCACAGCTACATGACGGTCACCTGGCTGCCCCTGCCCTGTGAG CAAGCCCCTCTGGCCCAGCCCGAGTCTCCCACAGCATCAGCAGGAGAGGATGCCCGCACGCCTCCTGACTCAGGAGAGTCAGACAAGGagtcagtcagcagcagctccaaTGGCAATGGAGACACAACGACAGGATCAGTGGTTAATGGAGGTGGGTCCCTGGCCAAGaacagctcctcttcctcatccagTTCCTCCAGCAGTGGATCAGCAGGGGCGGGAACAGGAACAGCAGGGAAGGACAAAACCAAGAAGGACAAGGACAAGGAcaaggacaaagacaaagacaagaagagggCAGACTCTGTGGCAAATAAACTCGGCAGTTTTGGCAAGAGCCTGGGCAGCAAGCTGAAGAAGAACGTGGGCGGACTGATGACAGGAAAGAACGCTGGAGCTGGAGGTGTCAAgcaggagggtgcggagaagaagaagggctCGTTTAGGGGGAGGAAGGGCAGCAAGGATGGCTCGCCTTCAGCCCACACCTCAGAGGATTCTGGCAAAGGCTCCCCCTCCTCAGGTAGCGAGCGTCTCAATGGAACGGGAAGCAGTATGAGCAGCAGCGGTGGGAGCAGCACTGAGTGCGAGACCTACAAGTACAGTGCTGATGTCAAAGTCAGCCTGGGCATCCTGCGAGCCGCCATGCAAGGTGAGAGAAAATTCATCTTTGCCAGCCTCCTCACGACCAGCAACCGGCAGCCCTTCCAGGAGGAGATGATCCAGCGCTACCTCACCGATGCAGAGGAGCGCTTCCGGGCAGAGCAAGAACAACAACGTCGAGATGTGGAGAGGAAGGGCATCACCAACGGCATCCAGATACCGAAGAAGGAGACAGTTGTTGGTCCCGAGCTGACCTACCGGCCTTATGAGGCTAAAGAGGAGCTGTCAGAGAACTCGTCGCCGTCTTTTAACCAGCTCAAGTCCACTCCTTTGAGCCCCTCTATGTACTCTGCTGTTGTGCCCATCCCCCGGCCCTCCTTCATAGACcagcctcctgctgcagcacccCTCACCCAGCACCTTCATATGCACGGCTACGTGGAAACTCGGCGCCAGCTAGCTGGTGGCTCCCCCGCGACGTCTTACCCCGGCCTCCCCTCTTACGCAACCCTTCCCCGGCACTGCACCACGGCGCAGGGTCCCCCTCATCCCCAGTACAATAACTCACAAGGCCCTGCCTCCCTGAGTCCCTCTCGCCTTGCCCCCTCATACCCCCCAGAATTCGACCCCCCAGACTACCCCGGGTCTGAACCCCCTGTTGGGAGTTACACCAACGGCTTCCGGGACATGCGCTCCAACCTAGACTCTCGGAGCGGGCAACCCCCAGTCAGACACTACTCACTGGGCAGCGCCGGTGGTCTGGCCAGCCTGCAGTCCAGCCGCTGTCGGACACCCAGCTGCACCTACTACGGACACCCTGAAACGGGCAACTACTGCTCCTACTGCTACCGGGAAGAGCTGAAAAAGAGGGAGCCAGAAGCAACCATCCACAGGTTCTGA
- the otud7b gene encoding OTU domain-containing protein 7B isoform X1 — MTVDMDAVLSDFVRSTGAEPGLARDLLEGKNWDFTAALSDFEQLRQVHAGNLTYSFAEDRTYLPPEKEMARVGRPVLHRQDEVVQAATEKRLSRGISHASSTIVSLARSHVSSTGGTSSEPLLDTPLCTFQLPDLTVYRDDFRGFIERDLIEQSMMVALEHAGRLNWWTKVVSNCQSLLPLATSGDGNCLLHAASLGMWGFHDRDLMLRKSLYALMDHGLEREALKRRWRWQQTQQNKESGLVYTEEEWQKEWNELLKLASSEPRIHYSTNGTNGVESSDEPVYESLEEFHVFVLAHVLRRPIVVVADTMLRDSGGEAFAPIPFGGIYLPLEVPAAKCHRSPLVLAYDQAHFSALVSMEQKDSSKEQAVVIPLTDSEHKMLPLHFAVDPGKDWEWGKDDTDNVMLASVALSLEAKLQMLHSYMTVTWLPLPCEQAPLAQPESPTASAGEDARTPPDSGESDKESVSSSSNGNGDTTTGSVVNGGGSLAKNSSSSSSSSSSSGSAGAGTGTAGKDKTKKDKDKDKDKDKDKKRADSVANKLGSFGKSLGSKLKKNVGGLMTGKNAGAGGVKQEGAEKKKGSFRGRKGSKDGSPSAHTSEDSGKGSPSSGSERLNGTGSSMSSSGGSSTECETYKYSADVKVSLGILRAAMQGERKFIFASLLTTSNRQPFQEEMIQRYLTDAEERFRAEQEQQRRDVERKGITNGIQIPKKETVVGPELTYRPYEAKEELSENSSPSFNQLKSTPLSPSMYSAVVPIPRPSFIDQPPAAAPLTQHLHMHGYVETRRQLAGGSPATSYPGLPSYATLPRHCTTAQGPPHPQYNNSQGPASLSPSRLAPSYPPEFDPPDYPGSEPPVGSYTNGFRDMRSNLDSRSGQPPVRHYSLGSAGGLASLQSSRCRTPSCTYYGHPETGNYCSYCYREELKKREPEATIHRF; from the exons ATGACCGTGGATATGGACGCAGTCCTGTCCGACTTTGTCCGTTCCACTGGAGCTGAACCAGGATTGGCCAGAGATCTGCTAGAGG gCAAGAACTGGGATTTCACTGCTGCCCTCAGTGACTTTGAGCAGCTGCGACAGGTGCATGCTGGGAACCTGACATATTCATTCGCTGAAGACAGGACGTATCTGCCTCCAGAAAAGGAGATGGCGAGGGTAGGGCGGCCTGTACTCCACCGCCAAGATGAGGTGGTGCAAG CAGCTACAGAAAAGCGCCTGTCGAGGGGCATTTCCCACGCCAGTTCAACCATCGTGTCCCTGGCCCGCTCCCATGTCTCAAGCACTGGAGGAACCAGTAGTGAGCCACTTCTGGACACGCCCCTGTGCACTTTCCAACTACCAGACCTCACCGTGTACCGGGACGACTTCCGGGGCTTCATCGAGAGGGACCTTATCGAGCAGTCGATGATGGTGGCCTTGGAGCATGCCG GTCGCCTGAACTGGTGGACGAAAGTGGTTTCAAACTGTCAGAGTCTGCTGCCTCTGGCAACAAGCGGAGACGGAAATTGCCTGTTACACGCAGCCTCGCTCG GTATGTGGGGGTTTCATGACCGGGACCTGATGCTACGCAAGTCTCTGTACGCGCTCATGGATCACGGGTTGGAGAGAGAGGCACTGAAGCGCAGGTGGAGGTGGCAGCAGACCCAGCAGAACAAAGAG TCTGGTCTGGTGTACACGGAGGAGGAGTGGCAGAAAGAGTGGAATGAACTGTTGAAGCTTGCCTCTAGTGAGCCGAGAATACACTACAGCACCAACGGCACCAACGG GGTGGAATCCTCAGATGAACCAGTTTATGAGAGTTTAGAGGAGTTTCACGTCTTCGTGTTGGCTCACGTCCTCAGAAGACCCATAGTCGTGGTGGCGGACACCATGCTGAGGGACTCCGGGGGAGAGG CCTTTGCTCCCATCCCTTTTGGAGGCATCTACCTGCCACTGGAAGTGCCAGCTGCCAAGTGCCATCGCTCGCCTCTGGTCCTGGCGTACGACCAGGCGCACTTTTCTGCGCTGGTCTCCATGGAGCAGAAAGACAGCTCCAAAGAGCAAG CAGTCGTGATTCCTCTCACTGACTCAGAGCACAAAATGCTGCCTCTGCACTTTGCTGTGGATCCTGGGAAAGATTGGGAGTGGGGCAAGGATGACACGGACAACGTGATGCTGGCGAG TGTGGCTCTCTCTTTGGAGGCCAAGCTCCAGATGTTGCACAGCTACATGACGGTCACCTGGCTGCCCCTGCCCTGTGAG CAAGCCCCTCTGGCCCAGCCCGAGTCTCCCACAGCATCAGCAGGAGAGGATGCCCGCACGCCTCCTGACTCAGGAGAGTCAGACAAGGagtcagtcagcagcagctccaaTGGCAATGGAGACACAACGACAGGATCAGTGGTTAATGGAGGTGGGTCCCTGGCCAAGaacagctcctcttcctcatccagTTCCTCCAGCAGTGGATCAGCAGGGGCGGGAACAGGAACAGCAGGGAAGGACAAAACCAAGAAGGACAAGGACAAGGAcaaggacaaagacaaagacaagaagagggCAGACTCTGTGGCAAATAAACTCGGCAGTTTTGGCAAGAGCCTGGGCAGCAAGCTGAAGAAGAACGTGGGCGGACTGATGACAGGAAAGAACGCTGGAGCTGGAGGTGTCAAgcaggagggtgcggagaagaagaagggctCGTTTAGGGGGAGGAAGGGCAGCAAGGATGGCTCGCCTTCAGCCCACACCTCAGAGGATTCTGGCAAAGGCTCCCCCTCCTCAGGTAGCGAGCGTCTCAATGGAACGGGAAGCAGTATGAGCAGCAGCGGTGGGAGCAGCACTGAGTGCGAGACCTACAAGTACAGTGCTGATGTCAAAGTCAGCCTGGGCATCCTGCGAGCCGCCATGCAAGGTGAGAGAAAATTCATCTTTGCCAGCCTCCTCACGACCAGCAACCGGCAGCCCTTCCAGGAGGAGATGATCCAGCGCTACCTCACCGATGCAGAGGAGCGCTTCCGGGCAGAGCAAGAACAACAACGTCGAGATGTGGAGAGGAAGGGCATCACCAACGGCATCCAGATACCGAAGAAGGAGACAGTTGTTGGTCCCGAGCTGACCTACCGGCCTTATGAGGCTAAAGAGGAGCTGTCAGAGAACTCGTCGCCGTCTTTTAACCAGCTCAAGTCCACTCCTTTGAGCCCCTCTATGTACTCTGCTGTTGTGCCCATCCCCCGGCCCTCCTTCATAGACcagcctcctgctgcagcacccCTCACCCAGCACCTTCATATGCACGGCTACGTGGAAACTCGGCGCCAGCTAGCTGGTGGCTCCCCCGCGACGTCTTACCCCGGCCTCCCCTCTTACGCAACCCTTCCCCGGCACTGCACCACGGCGCAGGGTCCCCCTCATCCCCAGTACAATAACTCACAAGGCCCTGCCTCCCTGAGTCCCTCTCGCCTTGCCCCCTCATACCCCCCAGAATTCGACCCCCCAGACTACCCCGGGTCTGAACCCCCTGTTGGGAGTTACACCAACGGCTTCCGGGACATGCGCTCCAACCTAGACTCTCGGAGCGGGCAACCCCCAGTCAGACACTACTCACTGGGCAGCGCCGGTGGTCTGGCCAGCCTGCAGTCCAGCCGCTGTCGGACACCCAGCTGCACCTACTACGGACACCCTGAAACGGGCAACTACTGCTCCTACTGCTACCGGGAAGAGCTGAAAAAGAGGGAGCCAGAAGCAACCATCCACAGGTTCTGA
- the otud7b gene encoding OTU domain-containing protein 7B isoform X2, translating into MTVDMDAVLSDFVRSTGAEPGLARDLLEGKNWDFTAALSDFEQLRQVHAGNLTYSFAEDRTYLPPEKEMARVGRPVLHRQDEVVQAATEKRLSRGISHASSTIVSLARSHVSSTGGTSSEPLLDTPLCTFQLPDLTVYRDDFRGFIERDLIEQSMMVALEHAGRLNWWTKVVSNCQSLLPLATSGDGNCLLHAASLGMWGFHDRDLMLRKSLYALMDHGLEREALKRRWRWQQTQQNKESGLVYTEEEWQKEWNELLKLASSEPRIHYSTNGTNGVESSDEPVYESLEEFHVFVLAHVLRRPIVVVADTMLRDSGGEAFAPIPFGGIYLPLEVPAAKCHRSPLVLAYDQAHFSALVSMEQKDSSKEQVVIPLTDSEHKMLPLHFAVDPGKDWEWGKDDTDNVMLASVALSLEAKLQMLHSYMTVTWLPLPCEQAPLAQPESPTASAGEDARTPPDSGESDKESVSSSSNGNGDTTTGSVVNGGGSLAKNSSSSSSSSSSSGSAGAGTGTAGKDKTKKDKDKDKDKDKDKKRADSVANKLGSFGKSLGSKLKKNVGGLMTGKNAGAGGVKQEGAEKKKGSFRGRKGSKDGSPSAHTSEDSGKGSPSSGSERLNGTGSSMSSSGGSSTECETYKYSADVKVSLGILRAAMQGERKFIFASLLTTSNRQPFQEEMIQRYLTDAEERFRAEQEQQRRDVERKGITNGIQIPKKETVVGPELTYRPYEAKEELSENSSPSFNQLKSTPLSPSMYSAVVPIPRPSFIDQPPAAAPLTQHLHMHGYVETRRQLAGGSPATSYPGLPSYATLPRHCTTAQGPPHPQYNNSQGPASLSPSRLAPSYPPEFDPPDYPGSEPPVGSYTNGFRDMRSNLDSRSGQPPVRHYSLGSAGGLASLQSSRCRTPSCTYYGHPETGNYCSYCYREELKKREPEATIHRF; encoded by the exons ATGACCGTGGATATGGACGCAGTCCTGTCCGACTTTGTCCGTTCCACTGGAGCTGAACCAGGATTGGCCAGAGATCTGCTAGAGG gCAAGAACTGGGATTTCACTGCTGCCCTCAGTGACTTTGAGCAGCTGCGACAGGTGCATGCTGGGAACCTGACATATTCATTCGCTGAAGACAGGACGTATCTGCCTCCAGAAAAGGAGATGGCGAGGGTAGGGCGGCCTGTACTCCACCGCCAAGATGAGGTGGTGCAAG CAGCTACAGAAAAGCGCCTGTCGAGGGGCATTTCCCACGCCAGTTCAACCATCGTGTCCCTGGCCCGCTCCCATGTCTCAAGCACTGGAGGAACCAGTAGTGAGCCACTTCTGGACACGCCCCTGTGCACTTTCCAACTACCAGACCTCACCGTGTACCGGGACGACTTCCGGGGCTTCATCGAGAGGGACCTTATCGAGCAGTCGATGATGGTGGCCTTGGAGCATGCCG GTCGCCTGAACTGGTGGACGAAAGTGGTTTCAAACTGTCAGAGTCTGCTGCCTCTGGCAACAAGCGGAGACGGAAATTGCCTGTTACACGCAGCCTCGCTCG GTATGTGGGGGTTTCATGACCGGGACCTGATGCTACGCAAGTCTCTGTACGCGCTCATGGATCACGGGTTGGAGAGAGAGGCACTGAAGCGCAGGTGGAGGTGGCAGCAGACCCAGCAGAACAAAGAG TCTGGTCTGGTGTACACGGAGGAGGAGTGGCAGAAAGAGTGGAATGAACTGTTGAAGCTTGCCTCTAGTGAGCCGAGAATACACTACAGCACCAACGGCACCAACGG GGTGGAATCCTCAGATGAACCAGTTTATGAGAGTTTAGAGGAGTTTCACGTCTTCGTGTTGGCTCACGTCCTCAGAAGACCCATAGTCGTGGTGGCGGACACCATGCTGAGGGACTCCGGGGGAGAGG CCTTTGCTCCCATCCCTTTTGGAGGCATCTACCTGCCACTGGAAGTGCCAGCTGCCAAGTGCCATCGCTCGCCTCTGGTCCTGGCGTACGACCAGGCGCACTTTTCTGCGCTGGTCTCCATGGAGCAGAAAGACAGCTCCAAAGAGCAAG TCGTGATTCCTCTCACTGACTCAGAGCACAAAATGCTGCCTCTGCACTTTGCTGTGGATCCTGGGAAAGATTGGGAGTGGGGCAAGGATGACACGGACAACGTGATGCTGGCGAG TGTGGCTCTCTCTTTGGAGGCCAAGCTCCAGATGTTGCACAGCTACATGACGGTCACCTGGCTGCCCCTGCCCTGTGAG CAAGCCCCTCTGGCCCAGCCCGAGTCTCCCACAGCATCAGCAGGAGAGGATGCCCGCACGCCTCCTGACTCAGGAGAGTCAGACAAGGagtcagtcagcagcagctccaaTGGCAATGGAGACACAACGACAGGATCAGTGGTTAATGGAGGTGGGTCCCTGGCCAAGaacagctcctcttcctcatccagTTCCTCCAGCAGTGGATCAGCAGGGGCGGGAACAGGAACAGCAGGGAAGGACAAAACCAAGAAGGACAAGGACAAGGAcaaggacaaagacaaagacaagaagagggCAGACTCTGTGGCAAATAAACTCGGCAGTTTTGGCAAGAGCCTGGGCAGCAAGCTGAAGAAGAACGTGGGCGGACTGATGACAGGAAAGAACGCTGGAGCTGGAGGTGTCAAgcaggagggtgcggagaagaagaagggctCGTTTAGGGGGAGGAAGGGCAGCAAGGATGGCTCGCCTTCAGCCCACACCTCAGAGGATTCTGGCAAAGGCTCCCCCTCCTCAGGTAGCGAGCGTCTCAATGGAACGGGAAGCAGTATGAGCAGCAGCGGTGGGAGCAGCACTGAGTGCGAGACCTACAAGTACAGTGCTGATGTCAAAGTCAGCCTGGGCATCCTGCGAGCCGCCATGCAAGGTGAGAGAAAATTCATCTTTGCCAGCCTCCTCACGACCAGCAACCGGCAGCCCTTCCAGGAGGAGATGATCCAGCGCTACCTCACCGATGCAGAGGAGCGCTTCCGGGCAGAGCAAGAACAACAACGTCGAGATGTGGAGAGGAAGGGCATCACCAACGGCATCCAGATACCGAAGAAGGAGACAGTTGTTGGTCCCGAGCTGACCTACCGGCCTTATGAGGCTAAAGAGGAGCTGTCAGAGAACTCGTCGCCGTCTTTTAACCAGCTCAAGTCCACTCCTTTGAGCCCCTCTATGTACTCTGCTGTTGTGCCCATCCCCCGGCCCTCCTTCATAGACcagcctcctgctgcagcacccCTCACCCAGCACCTTCATATGCACGGCTACGTGGAAACTCGGCGCCAGCTAGCTGGTGGCTCCCCCGCGACGTCTTACCCCGGCCTCCCCTCTTACGCAACCCTTCCCCGGCACTGCACCACGGCGCAGGGTCCCCCTCATCCCCAGTACAATAACTCACAAGGCCCTGCCTCCCTGAGTCCCTCTCGCCTTGCCCCCTCATACCCCCCAGAATTCGACCCCCCAGACTACCCCGGGTCTGAACCCCCTGTTGGGAGTTACACCAACGGCTTCCGGGACATGCGCTCCAACCTAGACTCTCGGAGCGGGCAACCCCCAGTCAGACACTACTCACTGGGCAGCGCCGGTGGTCTGGCCAGCCTGCAGTCCAGCCGCTGTCGGACACCCAGCTGCACCTACTACGGACACCCTGAAACGGGCAACTACTGCTCCTACTGCTACCGGGAAGAGCTGAAAAAGAGGGAGCCAGAAGCAACCATCCACAGGTTCTGA